From the genome of Haloarcula taiwanensis:
TCACTCTATCTCCGCAATGATTTCTTCGATGGTGTCCCAGTACTGTTCAGTCCTGTCCGTCAGCGTGTAGACGGACCCGTAGTCGCCGCCGGTGTTGTCGACAACGCCATTGTCCAACAACACGTCGAGGTGATGCCGGACAGTTTTGTAGTCGAGGTCGAGGTCCTCCGCGAGTTGGTTGGCATTCCGAGGCCGTCGCTTGAGGGCTTTGAGGATACGGGCTCTGTTTGGCCCCCCACGGGTCCCTGAAAGAACATACCAGAGGACACCCTCCATCAGCGGACTCAACTCTCCGGGCACACGTATATCCTCTGGCCAACTCCATGATAGCTGCCTACGACCGAAACCAGGGCGGCTATGCATCAGCGGACGCAGCGGGACCCGGGTCGACCCGGCTGGACAAAAAGGAGGTGGTCGTCGGAGGAGGGCCGTTCTGGTTTGCTGTCATACCCACGCAAACTGTGGTGTGCGCCGGGCTATGGAAGCAAGACACCAGTGCCATCGACGTTGTCGCCGTTGATGGCGTGAATGTACCCGTTTGAGGCTTCGATGTTCGTGTCGACGATGGTGGCCTGGCCGCCGTTGAGGACGGTCCCGTCCACATCTATTTTCGCTCCGTTGAGTGTCGGCACCTGATCGGAGGTAGTGACCGACTCGGCGTCGCGACGACCCGGTGCCACGTGGTACGTGAGGATTTCGGCGAGGTCGTCTCGTTCCAAGAGTTCGTCCTTGCTAATACCTAAGACGTGCAGCAAGTTTTCGAACGCCGTATTAGTGGGCGCAAACACGGTCAGTTGTCTGTTTCCGTCGAGTGTCGCCACAAGGCCTGCTTCGCCCAGTGCCTCAACCAAGATCGTGAATCGGTCGTCATTCGAGGCAATGTCGGCAATTGTCTCGCCGTCTCTCGGCGGCGCGGCGCTCGCGGCACCGACGCACCCGACTGCGACTGCTGTTCCGGCACCGATACTCCGCAGGACACTGCGCCTGGTCTGTTTCATGATGTGACCCGGGAGATTCGGAGGACTGTTGACACTTAACCGATTGCCGAACTGAGACCCAAATTAGACCATAGTTTCAGACCGTAAACAGATGTCCTTCGGTCGGGACATCAAAGAGCCCGATACGTGCGCCCGCGTCCAGCCACGCGTGCCCGTACGAAAACGACGCCAGCGCGTTCACGAGGTCGTCGTCGTCTCTAAAGTGACGCCCATCTTCAAGATACGACGACGCCATCTCCTCGCACTCCAGAGCGGCGTCGTGCATCGGCGTTCCATCTGGAGGAGCGACTGATGCCGCGTCAAGTGCTTCGGCAAGCAGTCCCTCGTACCGGTCGGTTTTCTCTTCGAGGTCGGCGGCCATACCCCCAGCGAGCGGCGGCAGCGGCCTAAGCGTGTCGTCACGGTTCGAGTTCGGCGCACGACAACACAAGCTAAATACGGCCTAGTAGTCTAACTTGGCTAATGACAGAATCGGTCGAACACCGACGACTCATCGTCGCTGGAACGGGCGCAGCGGGACTGACAGCGGCTATCTACGCCGCCAGAAGCAACAATGACCCACTCGTTCTGGAAGGCGACGAACCCGGCGGGCAGCTCACGCTGACCAGCGAAGTCGAGAACTTCCCCGGCTTCCCGGAGGGCCTCTCCGGTCCGGACCTCATCAATAACATGAAAGAACAGGCCCAGCGCTTCGGCGCTGAACTCGAACACGGTATCGTCGCCGACATCGACGACAGCGAACGGCCGTTCCGCGTGGAACTGTCGAACGGCGATGTCTACACCTGCGACGCGTTCATCGCCGCTTCCGGGGCCAGCGCCCGCACGCTGGGCGTCCCCGGCGAGGACGAGCTGATGGGCTATGGCGTCTCGACGTGTGCGACCTGTGACGGCGCGTTCTTCCGCGGCGAGGACATGCTCGTCGTCGGCGGCGGCGACGCAGCCATGGAGGAGGCCCACTTCCTTACGAAGTTCGCCGACACCGTCTACATCGCGCACCGCCGCGAGGAGTTCCGCGCCGAGGACTACTGGATCGACCGCGTTCAGCAGAAGGTCGACGAGGGCGAAATCGAGATCATGCGGAACACCGAACTGCTGGAGATGCACGGCTCCCCCGAGGACGGGGTCGACCACGTCACCCTCGCACAGAACGACGAGGGCCATCCCAGCGAGAAGCTCGACGACGACGGGACCGAGAGCTTCGACTTCGACGTGGGTGCGGTCTTCATCGCTATCGGCCATACGCCGAACACCGACTATCTCGAAGACACCGGCGTCGAACTGGACGACACTGGCTACATCCAGACCCACGGCGGCACCGGCGGCGACCAGACCGCGACCGACGTGGACGGTATCTTCGGTGCCGGCGACGTGGTCGACTACCACTACCAGCAGGCCGTCACCGCCGCCGGGATGGGCTGTAAGGCCGCCATCGACGCCGACGAGTACCTCGAATCCCGGGCCGAGGCCGCCGCCGAGGCGGAGTCCGAGGCTGCGGCAGAAGCCGACGACTAGCGGTTCTGTTTCGCTGTCGTCGCTACATCCACAGACCCTTTAGGATAGCCCCCTGAGTCGGTGGCATGGCAACCGACACTGTCACGCTGACTATCGACGACGGCGAGGAGACCGACGAACTCACAGTCCCGAGCGAACTCGTGGACATCCTCCGGGAATCGCCCGAGGAGACGGACCCGCAGGTCGTCGGCGACATCGCGATGTTCGGCATGACCCAGCGGATTCACAGCGCCGTCCACCACGCTCAGGGCGAGCCGGACGAGCAGATCGTCGCGCTCGAAGCGGAGACCAGCGAGCTGTTCGAGGAGCGGTTCGGACAGTCCTTCGCCGAGCTGACCGGCCACGACCACTGATTTCCGACGGCCGAGTTCCTAAAACGTCCAGTGCAACACCACGCCGTCGTCAACCCGGTCGACGTCGGCCAGTTCCGGCTCCGGGAAGTCCTCGATGAAGCCGTCGCCGTCGGCCAGCGTCGGCGCGTCCCGGCCGCCGATGACCTTCGGACCGATGTAGACGAACAGGTCGTCGACCAGCGCCTCCTCTAGCAGGCCGAAGATGAGTTCGCCGCCACCTTCGACCATGAGCTGGTCGATGCCGTCGCCTTCCAGCTTCGCGAGCGTCGTCGTGAGGTCGACCCGGTCCTGGCCGGCAGCGATGACGTAC
Proteins encoded in this window:
- a CDS encoding thioredoxin reductase, whose protein sequence is MTESVEHRRLIVAGTGAAGLTAAIYAARSNNDPLVLEGDEPGGQLTLTSEVENFPGFPEGLSGPDLINNMKEQAQRFGAELEHGIVADIDDSERPFRVELSNGDVYTCDAFIAASGASARTLGVPGEDELMGYGVSTCATCDGAFFRGEDMLVVGGGDAAMEEAHFLTKFADTVYIAHRREEFRAEDYWIDRVQQKVDEGEIEIMRNTELLEMHGSPEDGVDHVTLAQNDEGHPSEKLDDDGTESFDFDVGAVFIAIGHTPNTDYLEDTGVELDDTGYIQTHGGTGGDQTATDVDGIFGAGDVVDYHYQQAVTAAGMGCKAAIDADEYLESRAEAAAEAESEAAAEADD
- a CDS encoding transcriptional regulator, giving the protein MEGVLWYVLSGTRGGPNRARILKALKRRPRNANQLAEDLDLDYKTVRHHLDVLLDNGVVDNTGGDYGSVYTLTDRTEQYWDTIEEIIAEIE